CCGCTCGACCGCATCGACCTCCACCTCCTCGCCGAACTCCAGCGCGGCGGACGGCTCACCAACGCCGAACTCGCCGAGCGCGTGCACCTGTCGGCGTCGGCCTGCCTGCGCCGGGTGCAGCGGCTGGAACGCGATGGCGTCATCAGCGGTTACCGCGCCGAGGTCGATGCAGAACGCATCGGCCTGGGCCTGCAGGCATTCGTGCGCGTGCAGCTGGAAAAGCACGGCTCGGCGCCGGTGGAACGCTTCGCCGCGGCCGTCGACGGCTGGGACGAAGTGGTGGCCTGCCATGCGCTCACCGGCGACATGGATTACCTGCTGCACGTGGTGGTCGAGGACCTCGACCATTTCTCGCGTTTCCTGCTCGA
This portion of the Luteimonas yindakuii genome encodes:
- a CDS encoding Lrp/AsnC family transcriptional regulator; amino-acid sequence: MSTTPLDRIDLHLLAELQRGGRLTNAELAERVHLSASACLRRVQRLERDGVISGYRAEVDAERIGLGLQAFVRVQLEKHGSAPVERFAAAVDGWDEVVACHALTGDMDYLLHVVVEDLDHFSRFLLDRLLNENGVADVNSSFVLRTVKRFSGLPLPRE